In Actinoplanes lobatus, the DNA window GAGCACCAGCAGCACCCCGACGAGCAGACCGCCGACGGCGGTGAGCAGCGCCGACACGCCGACCATCCAGGCCGTCTCGCGCACCCCGACGTCGAGCAGCTCGTAGATCTCCGACCAGGTCATGCCGCCACCTCCGCTTCGCTCCGGCGTCGCCACGACCTCAGCACTGAGCCCGATGATTCGCTCGCAAGCTCGCTCATGCCGCCACACCCCGTTTGCGCAGGTAGTCGAGGGCCTCGCGGTTGTCGTCGGGGGCGCCCGGCAGGGCGAGACGCCAGCGCCCGGCGCGCGTCGCGGCGAGCGTTTCCACGGAACCACCCAGGATGCGTACGTCGAGAGCGAACCGCCGGGCCAGTTCCGCGATGATCGGCTCGTCGGCCTCGGCACCGCTCACCGTGATGTCGACGATCGTCTCCCCGGCCGTGCCGGTCACCGGCTCCAGCGGGAACAGGTCGCGGGCCAGCTCCGACTCCGGCCGCCGCAGCAGGTCGGTGATGGCGCCGGATTCGGTGAACCGCCCGTCCCGCATCACCGCGGCCGACGTGCAGATCCGCTTCACCACGGTCATCTCGTGGGTGATCAGCAGGATGGTGAGGCCGAGCCGGCGGTTCAGGTCGAGCAGCAGCCGCAGGATCGAGTCGGTGGTCTCCGGGTCGAGCGCCGAGGTGGCCTCGTCGGAGAGCAGCACCCGGGGCCGCGCGGCGAGCGCGCGGGCGATGCCGACCCGCTGTTTCTGGCCACCGGACAGCTGGGCCGGGTACGCGTCCGCGCGCTCGCTGAGACCGACCAGTTCGAGCAGCTCGGCGACCCGGGCCTTGCGCTCGGCCCGCGGGGTGCCGGTCACCTCCAGGGCGAACGCGACGTTACCGGCCACGGTGCGTGAGGAGAGCAGCGCGAAGTGCTGGTGGATCATCCCGATCCCGTGGCGGGCGGTCCGCAGCCGCTTGCCGCGCAGACCGGTCAGCTCGACGCCGTCGACCGTGACCGTGCCGGCGTCCGGCCGCTCCAGCATGTTGACGCAGCGCAGCAGGGTGCTCTTGCCCGCGCCGCTGCGACCCAGGACACCGAAGACCTCGCCCTCACCGACAGTGAGGTCAACCCCGTCGACAGCCCGCACCGAGCCATTCCTGGAGCGGTACGTCTTACGAAGACCGCCGATTTCGATCACGTTGAACACCCTGCTCAGCAGTTGTGACGAGCGTCGCAATGCCTACTGAACAAGTAGGTCTTTGCGTCCGTCAAAGCTAGCCGGAGTCACCGCCGGAAACCACCTCCTGTAACGACCCTCACGAGAGATGTCACTTTCCGGCGCGGGACTCGTGGACCAGGATCGCCACCTGCACCCGGTTCGCGCAGCCGAGCTTGTCGAGCAGCCGGGAGACGTACGCCTTCACGGTCGGCACGCTCATGTGCAGCTCCGCGCCGATCTCCGCGTTGGAGCGCCCGGTCGCCACCGCGTCGGCCACCTCCCGCTCCCGCTCGGTGAGCCGGTCGAGCACCGCCGACGCCCGGCTGCCGCGGCCGCCGTCGCTCTCCGGGTCACGGGCCACCGCGTACCCGATCAGGCGCGGCACCACCGACGGC includes these proteins:
- a CDS encoding methionine ABC transporter ATP-binding protein is translated as MIEIGGLRKTYRSRNGSVRAVDGVDLTVGEGEVFGVLGRSGAGKSTLLRCVNMLERPDAGTVTVDGVELTGLRGKRLRTARHGIGMIHQHFALLSSRTVAGNVAFALEVTGTPRAERKARVAELLELVGLSERADAYPAQLSGGQKQRVGIARALAARPRVLLSDEATSALDPETTDSILRLLLDLNRRLGLTILLITHEMTVVKRICTSAAVMRDGRFTESGAITDLLRRPESELARDLFPLEPVTGTAGETIVDITVSGAEADEPIIAELARRFALDVRILGGSVETLAATRAGRWRLALPGAPDDNREALDYLRKRGVAA